In one Achromobacter spanius genomic region, the following are encoded:
- the nirB gene encoding nitrite reductase large subunit NirB: MKAAATPDSLQTLVVIGNGMVGHHCVEQLIAQGALERYRIHVYGEETRRAYDRVHLSEYLNGRDAESMSMSDAAFYERDGLTLHLGEPVLDIDRHAQAVITANGRVGYDKLVLATGSYPFVPPIAGAEGTSRLVYRSIDDLDLIREAAQGARRGVVVGGGLLGLEAANALKSLNLEAHVVEFAPRLMPVQLDEEGGAALKARIEALGVGVHLSRATQDIKPGTQYRYRMRFAEGAPLETDLIVFSAGIRPQVALARKAGLTLAERGGVAIDDHCRTSDEHIYAIGECAAWNGSVFGLVAPGYQMARIAAAELCGASEHTFTGADMSTKLKLLGVDVGSIGDAHGTTPGARSYRFIDEAGASYRRLVVSADGKRVLGAVLVGDNRYYDTLLQYAQNGIAPPADPASLILPASSAAPALGVDALPATATICSCHNVSKGAVSAAIDGGCTDLAGVKSCTKAASGCGGCAALLKQVVEHELSSRGVAVDKSLCEHFAYTRQELYAIVRVGGIETFEELLASHGKGHVGCDICKPAVGSILASCWNRPIQEPRLVPLQDTNDTFMANMQKNGTYSVVPRIPAGEITPDGLIAIGAVAKKYKLYTKITGGQRIDLFGAQLHELPDIWSELIAAGFETGHAYGKSTRTVKSCVGSTWCRYGVQDSVRMALDIEHRYKGLRSPHKLKFAVSGCTRECAEAQSKDIGVIATENGWNLYVCGNGGMRPRHAELFATDLDDATLIRIIDRVLMFYIRTADKLQRTSVWRESLEGGLDYLKDVVLNDSLGLAAELEAQMQLVVDRYECEWANTVSSPEKLKRFRTFVNERGGDPDIQFVEERGQPRPARTAELDRKPARVIPIAEEIV; this comes from the coding sequence ATGAAAGCAGCGGCCACTCCCGATTCCTTGCAGACCTTGGTCGTCATCGGCAACGGCATGGTGGGCCACCATTGCGTCGAACAACTGATCGCCCAAGGCGCGCTTGAGCGCTATCGCATCCACGTCTATGGCGAGGAAACGCGCCGCGCCTACGACCGCGTCCACCTGTCCGAATACCTGAATGGCCGCGACGCCGAATCCATGTCGATGAGCGATGCCGCCTTCTATGAACGCGACGGGCTCACGCTGCATCTGGGCGAGCCGGTGCTGGACATCGACCGCCACGCGCAAGCAGTCATTACCGCCAATGGCCGCGTCGGTTACGACAAGCTGGTGCTGGCCACCGGCTCCTACCCCTTCGTGCCGCCCATCGCTGGCGCCGAGGGCACGTCGCGCCTGGTGTATCGCAGCATCGACGACCTGGACCTGATCCGCGAAGCCGCCCAAGGCGCGCGCCGGGGCGTGGTGGTGGGCGGCGGCCTGCTGGGCCTGGAAGCCGCCAACGCCTTGAAGTCGCTGAACCTGGAAGCGCATGTGGTGGAGTTCGCGCCGCGCCTGATGCCGGTGCAGTTGGACGAGGAAGGCGGCGCGGCCTTGAAGGCGCGCATTGAAGCGCTGGGCGTGGGCGTGCATCTGTCGCGCGCCACGCAGGACATCAAGCCCGGCACACAGTATCGCTACCGCATGCGCTTTGCCGAAGGCGCGCCGCTGGAAACCGACCTGATTGTGTTTTCCGCCGGTATCCGCCCGCAAGTGGCGTTGGCGCGCAAGGCCGGGCTGACGCTGGCCGAACGCGGCGGCGTGGCCATTGACGACCACTGCCGCACCAGCGACGAACACATCTACGCCATCGGCGAATGCGCCGCCTGGAACGGCAGCGTGTTCGGCCTGGTGGCACCCGGCTACCAGATGGCGCGCATCGCCGCGGCCGAACTGTGCGGCGCATCGGAACACACGTTCACCGGCGCCGACATGTCCACCAAGCTCAAGCTGCTGGGCGTCGACGTGGGCTCGATTGGCGACGCGCATGGCACAACGCCCGGCGCGCGCAGCTACCGCTTTATCGACGAAGCCGGCGCCAGCTACCGCCGTCTGGTGGTGTCGGCCGACGGCAAGCGCGTGCTGGGTGCGGTGCTGGTGGGCGACAACCGCTACTACGACACGCTGCTGCAATACGCGCAGAACGGCATCGCGCCGCCCGCCGATCCGGCAAGCCTGATCCTGCCCGCCAGCAGCGCCGCGCCCGCGCTGGGCGTGGACGCGCTGCCCGCCACCGCCACCATCTGCTCCTGTCACAACGTCAGCAAGGGAGCCGTCAGCGCCGCCATCGACGGCGGTTGCACGGACCTGGCCGGCGTCAAAAGCTGCACCAAGGCGGCCTCGGGCTGCGGCGGTTGCGCCGCACTGCTCAAGCAGGTGGTGGAACACGAACTGTCCAGCCGAGGCGTGGCCGTGGACAAGAGCCTGTGCGAACACTTCGCCTATACGCGCCAGGAACTCTACGCCATCGTGCGCGTGGGCGGCATTGAAACGTTCGAGGAACTCTTGGCCAGCCATGGCAAGGGCCACGTCGGCTGCGACATCTGCAAGCCCGCCGTCGGTTCCATCCTGGCCTCGTGCTGGAACCGCCCCATCCAGGAACCGCGCCTGGTGCCGCTGCAAGACACCAACGACACCTTCATGGCCAACATGCAGAAGAACGGCACCTATTCGGTGGTGCCGCGCATTCCGGCCGGCGAAATCACGCCCGACGGCCTGATCGCCATCGGCGCCGTCGCCAAGAAATACAAGCTGTACACGAAGATCACGGGCGGCCAGCGCATCGACCTGTTCGGCGCGCAACTGCATGAACTGCCGGACATCTGGAGCGAGCTGATCGCCGCCGGCTTTGAAACCGGGCACGCCTACGGCAAGTCGACCCGCACCGTGAAGTCTTGCGTGGGCAGCACCTGGTGCCGCTATGGCGTGCAGGACAGCGTGCGCATGGCGCTGGACATCGAACACCGCTACAAGGGCCTGCGTTCGCCGCACAAGCTGAAGTTTGCCGTGTCGGGCTGCACCCGTGAATGCGCCGAGGCGCAAAGCAAGGACATCGGCGTCATCGCCACCGAGAACGGCTGGAACCTGTACGTGTGCGGCAACGGCGGCATGCGCCCGCGCCACGCCGAACTGTTCGCCACTGATCTGGACGACGCCACGCTGATCCGCATCATCGACCGCGTGCTGATGTTCTACATCCGCACCGCCGACAAGCTGCAACGCACCTCGGTGTGGCGCGAGTCGCTGGAAGGCGGGCTGGACTATCTGAAAGACGTGGTGCTGAACGACAGCCTGGGCCTGGCCGCCGAACTGGAAGCGCAGATGCAACTGGTGGTGGACCGCTATGAATGCGAATGGGCCAACACCGTCAGCAGCCCGGAAAAGCTCAAGCGCTTCCGCACCTTCGTCAACGAGCGCGGCGGCGACCCGGACATTCAATTCGTGGAAGAACGCGGCCAGCCCCGGCCCGCGCGAACCGCCGAGCTTGATCGCAAGCCCGCGCGCGTCATTCCCATTGCCGAGGAGATCGTCTGA
- the nirD gene encoding nitrite reductase small subunit NirD: protein MNASALAAASATPTPAWRAVCTRDDLVADSGVVVLLDGQQIALFYVPAADGNPLYAIENRDPKSGANVIGRGLVGHLGGSLVVASPLYKQHFRLADGSCVQYPEQQLRTWQARFNGDTIEIA, encoded by the coding sequence ATGAATGCTTCAGCCCTTGCCGCCGCTTCCGCTACCCCCACGCCAGCCTGGCGCGCCGTCTGCACCCGCGACGACCTGGTGGCCGACTCCGGCGTGGTCGTCTTGCTGGACGGGCAGCAGATTGCCTTGTTCTACGTGCCCGCAGCCGATGGCAACCCGCTCTACGCCATTGAAAACCGCGACCCGAAATCCGGCGCCAACGTCATCGGGCGCGGCCTGGTCGGTCACCTGGGCGGCAGCCTGGTGGTGGCCTCGCCGCTCTACAAGCAGCACTTCCGTCTGGCGGATGGAAGTTGCGTGCAGTACCCCGAACAGCAGTTGCGCACCTGGCAGGCCCGGTTCAACGGCGACACCATTGAAATCGCCTGA
- a CDS encoding formate/nitrite transporter family protein, translated as MSYLVPSEFVTKMVDAGESKIYMATRDVLIRAFMAGAILAIAAVFAVTVTVQTGSPILGAALFPVGFCILYLMGFDLLTGVFVLTPLALFDKRPGVTFKGILKHWGFVFVGNFLGALTVAVLMSIVFTYGFSVPPNKVGEVISHIGENRTLGYKEYGAGGMLTIFIRGVLCNWMVSLGVVGAMISTSVSGKVIAMWMPVMLFFAMGFEHSIVNMFLFPSAMIMGGNFSIMDYMIWNEIPVVLGNLIGGLSLTGLTLYTTHMKTAPKRRFN; from the coding sequence ATGTCCTACCTGGTCCCTTCCGAATTCGTCACCAAGATGGTGGACGCCGGCGAATCCAAAATCTACATGGCCACGCGCGACGTGCTGATCCGCGCCTTCATGGCGGGCGCCATTCTGGCGATCGCCGCCGTGTTCGCCGTGACGGTCACCGTGCAGACCGGCTCGCCCATCCTGGGCGCGGCGCTGTTCCCCGTGGGCTTTTGCATCCTGTACCTGATGGGCTTCGATCTGTTGACGGGCGTGTTCGTGCTGACGCCGCTGGCGCTGTTCGACAAGCGGCCCGGCGTAACCTTCAAGGGCATTCTCAAGCACTGGGGCTTTGTCTTTGTCGGCAATTTCCTGGGTGCGCTGACGGTGGCGGTGCTGATGTCGATTGTGTTCACCTACGGCTTTTCCGTACCGCCCAACAAGGTCGGCGAAGTCATTTCGCACATCGGTGAAAACCGCACGCTGGGCTACAAGGAATACGGCGCGGGCGGCATGCTCACCATCTTCATCCGAGGCGTGTTGTGCAACTGGATGGTGTCGCTGGGCGTGGTCGGCGCCATGATTTCCACGTCGGTCAGCGGCAAGGTGATTGCCATGTGGATGCCCGTGATGCTGTTCTTCGCAATGGGCTTCGAGCATTCCATCGTCAACATGTTCCTGTTCCCGTCGGCGATGATCATGGGCGGCAATTTTTCCATCATGGACTACATGATCTGGAACGAGATCCCCGTGGTGCTGGGCAACCTGATCGGTGGCCTCTCGCTGACCGGGCTGACCTTGTACACGACACACATGAAGACCGCGCCCAAGCGCCGCTTCAACTGA
- a CDS encoding bifunctional protein-serine/threonine kinase/phosphatase: MDRREPEPGFKPGFEPTAASLQVTVGQHTEAGRKPVNQDFHGLCVPGEPLLGTKGVAIALADGISSSQVSHIASETAVASFLEDYYCTPETWSVKKSAHKVLSAANSWLHAQTRQRHHPDQPRDADRGYVCTMTVMVLKATTAHILHIGDARIYRLRAGTMEQLTDDHRVWISQDKSYLGRALGLAPHLEIDYHTQPLEAGDVFLLATDGVYEHINTGDVAAAIAAHPNTLDAAARSLARLAFERGSDDNLTVQIVRVDALPARRADEIARYSLNLPCPPLLAAGMEFEGFRIQDELQASHRSHVYLAEDIDSGDKVVIKIPSLDLRHDPAYLERLLTEEWIARRIDSRHVVRAWPMPRTRRYLYTVSEYLPGRTLTRWMAEHPRPTLDQAVTLIEQIARGLQAFHRLEIVHQDLRPDNILIGDDGVARIIDLGSTQAAGLWDGASQDDDAPAMLGTAQYAAPEYFLGEAGTPRSDLYSLAAMLYQMLSGRLPYGADVARARSRAAQMRLNYVSVLDRERELPAWIDGVLSRALHPDPAQRTAELSEFTHALRHPPEAARRGERLPLLERNPLAFWKGLSLILFAIVIFLLLDR; the protein is encoded by the coding sequence ATGGACCGCCGCGAGCCCGAGCCCGGGTTTAAGCCCGGGTTTGAGCCCACCGCCGCCTCTTTGCAGGTGACGGTGGGCCAGCACACCGAAGCCGGCAGAAAGCCCGTCAACCAGGACTTCCACGGCCTGTGCGTGCCGGGCGAACCCTTGCTGGGCACCAAGGGCGTTGCCATCGCGCTGGCCGACGGCATCAGCAGCAGCCAGGTCAGCCACATTGCCAGCGAGACCGCCGTGGCGAGCTTCCTGGAAGACTATTACTGCACGCCCGAAACCTGGTCGGTGAAAAAGTCCGCGCACAAGGTGCTAAGCGCGGCCAATAGCTGGCTGCATGCGCAAACGCGCCAGCGCCATCACCCCGACCAACCGCGCGACGCCGACCGGGGCTACGTCTGCACCATGACCGTGATGGTGCTGAAGGCCACCACCGCGCACATCCTGCATATTGGCGACGCCCGCATCTACCGGCTACGCGCGGGCACGATGGAGCAATTGACCGACGACCATCGCGTCTGGATCTCGCAAGACAAAAGCTATCTGGGGCGCGCGCTGGGCCTGGCGCCCCACCTTGAAATCGACTATCACACGCAGCCGCTGGAAGCGGGCGACGTCTTTCTGCTGGCCACCGACGGCGTGTATGAACACATCAATACGGGCGATGTGGCAGCCGCCATCGCCGCGCATCCCAACACGCTGGACGCGGCGGCGCGCAGCCTGGCCCGGCTGGCGTTCGAACGCGGCAGCGACGACAACCTGACCGTGCAGATCGTCCGCGTGGATGCGCTGCCCGCGCGCCGCGCCGATGAAATCGCGCGCTACAGCCTGAACCTGCCCTGCCCGCCGTTGCTGGCGGCCGGCATGGAATTCGAAGGCTTTCGCATTCAGGACGAGTTGCAGGCCAGCCACCGCAGCCACGTCTACCTGGCAGAGGACATCGACAGCGGCGATAAGGTCGTCATCAAGATCCCGTCGCTGGACCTGCGCCACGACCCGGCCTATCTGGAACGGCTGCTGACCGAGGAATGGATTGCGCGCCGTATCGACAGCCGCCACGTGGTGCGCGCCTGGCCGATGCCGCGCACGCGGCGTTATCTCTATACGGTCAGCGAATACCTGCCGGGCCGCACACTGACGCGCTGGATGGCCGAGCATCCGCGCCCCACGCTGGACCAGGCGGTGACGCTGATTGAACAGATTGCACGCGGCCTACAAGCGTTTCACCGGCTGGAGATCGTGCATCAGGATCTGCGGCCCGACAACATCTTGATCGGCGACGATGGCGTGGCCCGCATCATCGACCTGGGTTCGACGCAAGCGGCCGGCTTGTGGGACGGCGCCAGCCAAGACGACGATGCGCCGGCCATGCTGGGCACCGCCCAATACGCCGCGCCCGAGTACTTCCTGGGCGAAGCCGGCACGCCGCGATCTGACCTGTATTCCCTGGCCGCGATGCTGTACCAGATGCTGTCCGGCCGCCTGCCCTACGGCGCGGACGTAGCGCGCGCCCGCAGCCGCGCCGCGCAGATGCGGCTGAACTATGTGTCGGTGCTGGACCGTGAGCGCGAACTGCCGGCATGGATCGACGGCGTGCTTAGCCGCGCCTTGCACCCCGACCCGGCCCAGCGCACGGCCGAATTATCGGAATTCACGCATGCGCTGCGCCATCCGCCCGAGGCCGCGCGCCGGGGCGAACGCCTGCCGCTGCTGGAACGCAACCCCTTGGCATTCTGGAAAGGCCTGAGCCTGATCCTGTTTGCCATCGTCATCTTTCTTTTGCTCGATCGCTGA
- the cobA gene encoding uroporphyrinogen-III C-methyltransferase, translating to MFGSTALSPSVWLIGAGPGDPELLTLKAVRVLGQADVVLVDDLVNPQVLDYCPQARLVYVGKRGGCRSTPQEFIQRLMLRYARQGLRVARLKGGDPCIFGRGGEEAQWLSDHGVACEIINGITAGLAAATACGIPLTQRGMAQGVTLITAHSQDGATPDWTGLAKSGTTLVVYMGVAKLQDMSSQLLNAGMAPDMPVAMIERASLADQRECRSTLASMAQDAAAFQLRSPAVLVIGQVAACQVLEVAGAVGLAYPAYPAEAADLATPTVPFVQPRFPLPSAEPLLRRSA from the coding sequence ATGTTCGGAAGCACCGCCCTGTCCCCCTCCGTCTGGCTGATTGGCGCCGGCCCCGGCGACCCCGAGTTGCTCACCCTGAAAGCCGTACGCGTGCTGGGCCAGGCCGACGTCGTGCTGGTGGACGACCTGGTCAACCCGCAGGTGCTGGACTACTGCCCGCAGGCGCGGCTGGTGTACGTGGGCAAGCGCGGCGGCTGCCGTTCTACCCCGCAGGAATTCATTCAGCGGCTGATGCTGCGCTACGCCCGCCAAGGCCTGCGGGTGGCGCGCTTGAAGGGCGGCGACCCCTGCATTTTCGGGCGCGGCGGCGAAGAAGCCCAATGGTTGAGCGACCACGGCGTGGCCTGTGAAATCATCAACGGCATCACCGCCGGGCTGGCTGCCGCCACCGCCTGCGGCATCCCCCTGACCCAACGCGGCATGGCCCAGGGCGTTACACTGATCACCGCCCATTCCCAGGACGGCGCCACGCCGGATTGGACGGGGCTGGCAAAGAGCGGCACGACGCTGGTGGTCTACATGGGGGTGGCCAAATTGCAGGACATGAGCAGCCAATTGCTGAACGCCGGCATGGCCCCCGACATGCCCGTGGCGATGATCGAACGCGCTTCGCTGGCGGATCAGCGCGAATGCCGCTCGACGCTTGCCAGCATGGCCCAGGACGCCGCCGCCTTCCAGTTGCGCAGCCCCGCCGTGCTGGTCATTGGCCAAGTGGCGGCGTGCCAGGTGCTGGAAGTGGCGGGCGCGGTTGGTTTGGCCTACCCTGCCTACCCCGCCGAGGCCGCCGACCTTGCCACCCCCACGGTCCCCTTCGTCCAGCCCCGCTTTCCCCTGCCGTCCGCCGAACCGCTGCTGCGCCGCAGCGCCTGA
- a CDS encoding nitrate- and nitrite sensing domain-containing protein: MVERHIPPPLRFLLAARRSELHGLESLAVTCELTVHISALVHALQKERGYSNLTLCNAPDSQQETLAALVQDATRVETDVRGFLDAIAAKTPHGSDKARLLNCIAFALFRLDELPGLRRQVRDHAVPADDADARFTQIISSLLAVVFEAADSALDPGVTRILVALLNFMQGKELSGQERAAGVIGFTAGFFTDAQKARMLGLAAHQARSFDIYAQYAQDAALQCWERIQQQGQPVERMRDMAQRTSAEQRVDGALAELWFDLYTARIDAMREVESLLAQALAQQCERRIAETRQELDDRQLLLARYADHASGRAPSMVFSVQSRIVDTPPADGVGSVLERSVLEMMREQTLRMQRTDDALNTVRGALEERKRIDRAKRLLISQYGLTEQAAHERLQRAAMDGGLSLADVARQVIGQLGGN; the protein is encoded by the coding sequence ATGGTCGAACGCCACATCCCGCCGCCCCTGCGCTTTCTGCTTGCCGCGCGGCGCAGCGAACTCCACGGCCTGGAAAGCCTGGCCGTCACCTGCGAACTGACCGTGCACATCAGCGCGCTGGTGCACGCCCTGCAAAAGGAACGCGGGTATTCGAATTTGACGCTGTGCAATGCTCCGGACAGCCAGCAGGAAACGCTGGCGGCGCTGGTGCAAGACGCCACCCGCGTGGAAACCGACGTACGCGGGTTCCTGGACGCCATTGCCGCCAAGACCCCGCACGGCAGCGACAAGGCGCGCTTGCTCAACTGCATTGCCTTTGCGCTATTCCGTCTGGACGAATTGCCGGGCCTGCGCCGCCAGGTGCGCGACCACGCCGTGCCCGCCGACGACGCCGACGCGCGCTTCACGCAAATCATCAGCAGCCTGCTGGCCGTGGTGTTCGAAGCCGCTGATTCCGCGCTGGACCCCGGCGTCACTCGCATCCTGGTCGCCCTGCTGAACTTCATGCAGGGTAAGGAACTCAGCGGCCAGGAACGCGCGGCGGGCGTCATCGGTTTTACGGCCGGCTTCTTCACCGACGCGCAAAAGGCGCGCATGCTGGGCCTGGCCGCCCACCAGGCCCGCAGCTTCGACATCTATGCGCAATACGCGCAAGACGCCGCGCTGCAATGTTGGGAACGCATCCAGCAACAAGGCCAGCCGGTTGAGCGCATGCGCGACATGGCGCAACGCACCTCTGCCGAGCAGCGCGTGGACGGCGCCCTGGCTGAGCTGTGGTTCGACCTGTACACGGCGCGCATCGACGCCATGCGCGAAGTGGAAAGCCTGTTGGCCCAGGCGCTGGCGCAGCAATGCGAACGCCGCATTGCCGAAACCCGCCAGGAACTCGACGACCGCCAACTGCTGTTGGCGCGCTATGCCGACCACGCCAGCGGCCGTGCGCCCAGCATGGTGTTCAGCGTGCAAAGCCGCATCGTGGACACGCCACCCGCGGACGGCGTGGGCAGCGTGCTGGAACGCTCGGTGCTGGAAATGATGCGCGAACAGACCTTGCGCATGCAGCGCACCGACGACGCCTTGAACACGGTGCGCGGCGCGCTGGAAGAAAGAAAGCGCATCGACCGCGCCAAGCGGCTGCTGATCAGCCAGTACGGGCTGACCGAGCAGGCCGCGCATGAACGCCTGCAACGCGCCGCCATGGACGGCGGCTTGTCGCTGGCGGACGTGGCAAGGCAGGTGATCGGGCAATTGGGCGGGAACTGA
- a CDS encoding MFS transporter — MQAAAASPATSPPPALLATIGALTFIDFLQNGMVTFAATPIMGEIGASPEEYTAIAVIYACVAVVMIALQAWLVHHLGQRRYLLASLGAAAMGAVVCALSVGQGGFLAGRVLMAIGCAAMLTSSRLTVNLIPPGPGRFHGIKALATGLCTGTALGPLLASAAVDHDGWPLMFWLVAGLSVLAMVPVALSMPGRQGQATVAGQARLAPIAALGLGSFLLLHALQRSYYDFFSDRHQLVLFAVAGVAALAYFVRSETHTGAPLLKLGGMKEVRYLSGLALFMFSYVMLGANGYLVPQMLQRALGLSWSNTGMFFSMGLGAGVLTFVVMAQLIARWPSPRKFFVAGFVALATFGVLMSGLTPTADPWTDVLPALACYGVFIMIIMPATAMNTFSGLTHDAAVFAHAQQVKNMLAQVGQALGIMAATVSQQWLTTKHYNVLKESIAEGNANFEAAKAQLSNVYAAVADPAQAQRMAMARIAQILDQQSVLLANLDHFRALAVLAVMGVLVSWTQRVFR, encoded by the coding sequence ATGCAAGCTGCTGCTGCTTCCCCTGCAACATCCCCGCCGCCGGCTCTGCTGGCGACCATCGGCGCGCTCACCTTCATCGACTTTCTGCAGAACGGCATGGTCACCTTTGCCGCCACGCCCATCATGGGCGAGATCGGCGCCAGCCCCGAGGAATACACCGCCATTGCCGTCATCTACGCCTGCGTGGCGGTGGTGATGATTGCCTTGCAAGCTTGGCTGGTGCATCACCTGGGCCAGCGCCGCTATCTGCTGGCTTCCCTGGGCGCGGCGGCGATGGGGGCGGTGGTGTGCGCGTTGTCCGTGGGCCAGGGCGGTTTCCTGGCGGGCCGGGTGCTGATGGCGATTGGCTGCGCGGCGATGCTGACGTCGTCGCGGCTGACGGTGAACTTGATTCCGCCCGGCCCGGGGCGCTTTCATGGCATCAAGGCCTTGGCCACGGGGCTGTGTACCGGCACGGCGCTGGGGCCCTTGCTGGCTTCGGCGGCGGTGGATCACGATGGCTGGCCGCTGATGTTCTGGCTGGTGGCGGGGTTGTCGGTGTTGGCCATGGTGCCGGTGGCGCTCTCCATGCCGGGCAGGCAAGGGCAGGCTACCGTTGCCGGGCAGGCGCGGCTGGCGCCCATCGCGGCATTGGGCCTGGGCAGTTTCCTGCTGCTGCATGCCTTGCAGCGGTCCTATTACGACTTCTTCAGTGACCGCCATCAACTGGTGCTGTTCGCCGTGGCAGGGGTCGCCGCGCTGGCCTATTTCGTTCGATCCGAAACGCACACCGGCGCGCCGCTGCTCAAGCTGGGCGGCATGAAAGAAGTGCGTTATCTAAGCGGCCTGGCGCTCTTCATGTTCAGTTATGTGATGCTGGGCGCCAACGGCTATCTGGTGCCCCAGATGCTGCAACGCGCGCTGGGGCTGTCGTGGTCCAACACCGGCATGTTTTTCTCGATGGGCCTGGGGGCGGGGGTGCTGACCTTTGTGGTGATGGCGCAGTTGATTGCGCGCTGGCCGTCGCCGCGCAAGTTCTTCGTGGCGGGCTTTGTGGCGCTGGCGACGTTCGGCGTGTTGATGTCCGGGCTGACGCCCACGGCAGACCCCTGGACCGACGTCTTGCCCGCGCTGGCCTGCTATGGCGTGTTCATCATGATCATCATGCCGGCCACGGCCATGAATACCTTTTCGGGGCTGACCCATGACGCGGCGGTGTTCGCGCACGCACAGCAGGTCAAGAACATGCTGGCGCAGGTGGGGCAGGCGCTGGGCATCATGGCAGCCACGGTCAGCCAGCAGTGGCTGACCACCAAGCACTACAACGTGTTGAAGGAGAGCATTGCCGAGGGCAATGCCAATTTTGAAGCGGCCAAGGCGCAGCTCAGCAACGTGTACGCGGCGGTGGCCGATCCCGCCCAGGCGCAGCGGATGGCGATGGCGCGGATTGCGCAGATCCTAGATCAGCAATCGGTGCTGCTGGCCAACCTGGACCACTTCCGTGCGTTGGCCGTGTTGGCCGTGATGGGGGTGCTGGTGAGCTGGACGCAGCGGGTGTTTCGGTAG
- a CDS encoding MarR family winged helix-turn-helix transcriptional regulator codes for MAAATPSVLDKFYTGELGFMVTSVRNGIHDALERELAPFELTTPQYVVLNCLARGWGRTPSDFCRVLAYDSGAMTRLLDRIVAKGFIRRVENEADRRSHLIELTELGHAALPQAFAATDVVMRRLLAGFSEDDAQTLHLLLSRLLVNAQHGQKTD; via the coding sequence ATGGCTGCTGCTACCCCTTCCGTGCTGGACAAGTTCTACACCGGTGAACTCGGCTTCATGGTCACGTCCGTGCGCAACGGCATCCACGATGCGCTGGAGCGCGAGCTGGCGCCGTTCGAGCTGACCACGCCGCAGTACGTGGTGTTGAACTGCCTGGCCCGGGGCTGGGGCCGCACGCCCAGCGACTTCTGCCGGGTGCTGGCGTATGACTCGGGCGCGATGACCCGGCTGCTGGACCGCATCGTGGCAAAGGGCTTCATCCGACGCGTTGAAAACGAAGCTGACCGCCGCAGCCATTTGATTGAACTCACCGAATTGGGCCACGCCGCCTTGCCGCAAGCCTTCGCGGCGACGGACGTGGTGATGCGCCGCCTGCTGGCGGGGTTTTCGGAAGACGATGCGCAGACCTTGCACCTGTTGTTGTCGCGCTTGCTGGTCAATGCGCAACACGGACAGAAAACCGACTGA
- a CDS encoding LacI family DNA-binding transcriptional regulator translates to MMVFDVNKATPDRKLARLADVAARAGVSTATADRVLNRRPGVRANTAQKVFKAAIELDYLPEQELAAAVPAEPMRLVFLLPRGSNRYLRMLGDTVSYAHEHFAPLNAKCQIEYVESFNPDALAQALAKHGKRADGIAFMALEHPVVREAVNTLAQQGVPTVTLISDLANSARTAYVGLDNRAAGRTAGYLIARFIGPRAAHVALIAGSRHYRAHEERESGFLQLYAEQFQAMQVVDLREGYDDAQRNYEQTRQLLEQYPNLAGIYNIGGASDGVARALKEAGLQHRVVFIGHGLTPDTRSLLIDGTMDAVITQSPMEALMSCVRIFSNLRDKRSAMNGVELARSQVIFRENLP, encoded by the coding sequence ATGATGGTTTTTGATGTGAATAAAGCCACCCCCGACCGCAAGCTTGCAAGATTGGCCGATGTGGCGGCGCGCGCCGGCGTGTCCACCGCCACGGCCGACCGCGTGTTGAACCGCCGCCCCGGCGTACGCGCCAACACCGCGCAGAAGGTCTTCAAGGCCGCCATTGAACTGGACTATCTGCCCGAACAGGAGCTGGCCGCCGCCGTCCCCGCCGAGCCGATGCGGCTGGTGTTCCTGCTGCCGCGCGGCAGCAACCGCTATCTGCGCATGCTGGGCGATACCGTCAGCTATGCGCACGAACACTTTGCGCCGCTGAACGCCAAGTGCCAGATTGAATACGTGGAAAGCTTCAACCCCGACGCGCTGGCCCAGGCCTTGGCCAAGCACGGCAAGCGTGCCGACGGCATTGCGTTCATGGCGCTGGAACACCCCGTGGTGCGCGAAGCAGTCAACACGCTGGCGCAGCAGGGCGTGCCCACGGTGACCTTGATTTCAGACCTGGCCAACAGCGCGCGCACGGCCTATGTGGGGCTGGACAACCGCGCCGCCGGCCGCACGGCGGGCTACCTGATCGCGCGCTTTATCGGCCCGCGCGCGGCCCATGTGGCCTTGATTGCCGGCTCGCGCCATTACCGCGCACACGAGGAACGCGAAAGCGGCTTCTTGCAGTTGTACGCCGAGCAGTTTCAGGCGATGCAGGTGGTGGACTTGCGCGAAGGCTATGACGATGCGCAGCGCAACTACGAGCAGACGCGGCAATTGCTTGAGCAATATCCCAACCTGGCGGGCATTTACAACATCGGTGGGGCGTCCGACGGCGTGGCGCGGGCCTTGAAGGAAGCCGGCTTGCAGCATCGCGTGGTGTTCATCGGCCATGGGCTGACGCCGGACACGCGCTCGCTGCTGATCGACGGCACCATGGACGCCGTCATCACGCAAAGCCCGATGGAAGCGCTTATGAGCTGCGTGCGCATTTTCAGCAATCTGCGTGACAAGCGCAGCGCGATGAACGGGGTGGAACTGGCGCGTAGCCAGGTGATCTTCCGAGAGAATTTGCCTTGA